From one Variovorax sp. PBL-H6 genomic stretch:
- a CDS encoding Bug family tripartite tricarboxylate transporter substrate binding protein: protein MQTKKTVTALALAFASTLAAANWPSQPIRLIVPYAPGGGNDSISRLVAKQLEEKLKVSVVVDNKGGANGTIGMNLLKQAKPDGYTLGTVPSGPFDVNPTLMGSVPYDPAKDFTYIGPMVKFPLFLAVSSSAGVKTLPELIAKAKAQPGHVTYSSAGIGNSTHLAGALLAHATGTQMTHVAYRGTGPAAVAVLSGEVTFTFGSGPSILEYVNSGKVIGLGVSELTRLETEAKTPTIAEQGVQGFEASSWAGIVAPAGLPPAIADKLTKALREVMENPAFRKQVTARGMVPLSGNGQDFEAMVKKDAQKWGKLITSANIKAE from the coding sequence ATGCAAACCAAGAAGACCGTCACGGCCCTTGCCCTCGCGTTCGCGAGCACGCTCGCCGCCGCCAACTGGCCGTCGCAGCCGATCCGCCTGATCGTTCCCTACGCGCCCGGCGGCGGCAACGACAGCATCAGCCGCCTGGTGGCCAAGCAGCTGGAGGAAAAGCTCAAGGTCAGCGTGGTGGTGGACAACAAGGGCGGCGCCAACGGCACGATCGGCATGAACCTGCTGAAGCAGGCCAAGCCCGACGGCTACACCCTCGGCACCGTGCCGTCCGGCCCCTTCGACGTGAATCCCACGCTGATGGGAAGCGTTCCCTACGATCCGGCCAAGGACTTCACGTATATCGGCCCGATGGTGAAGTTCCCGCTGTTCCTCGCGGTCTCTTCCTCTGCAGGCGTGAAGACCCTGCCGGAGCTGATCGCCAAGGCCAAGGCGCAACCCGGCCACGTCACCTACAGCTCGGCCGGCATCGGCAACAGCACGCACCTGGCCGGCGCTCTGCTCGCTCATGCCACCGGCACCCAGATGACGCACGTCGCCTATCGGGGCACGGGCCCGGCTGCCGTGGCGGTGCTTTCGGGCGAGGTCACCTTCACCTTCGGTTCCGGTCCCTCGATCCTCGAATACGTCAACAGCGGCAAGGTCATCGGTCTCGGCGTGTCCGAGCTGACACGGCTGGAAACGGAGGCCAAGACCCCAACCATCGCGGAGCAGGGCGTTCAAGGCTTCGAGGCCTCGTCCTGGGCCGGTATCGTCGCGCCGGCGGGCCTGCCGCCGGCCATCGCCGACAAGCTGACCAAGGCCTTGCGCGAAGTGATGGAGAACCCGGCTTTCCGCAAGCAGGTCACCGCCCGCGGCATGGTGCCGCTCTCCGGCAACGGCCAGGACTTCGAGGCGATGGTGAAGAAGGACGCCCAGAAGTGGGGCAAGCTGATCACCTCCGCCAACATCAAGGCGGAGTAG
- a CDS encoding thiamine pyrophosphate-binding protein, protein MTNPSQVQVPQNAATPGKKASTWMAEQIANAGVSHVFFLEAILRDTLNELRRMGVRTILPHTEKAAAYMADGYARVAGKPGLCWAQSVGAANLAAGLQDAWLARTPLIAITGRKPVADQDRNPYQEIDHAKAFSAVTRHSGNVTRAEDLPRLLANAWRTALAGVPRPVHLDVAGLMAEYLEPSLLDDANVPADLLKGITRPVQAAAAHQLERAAAAIRGARKVVIVAGSDALAAGAGPAILALASQLGAPVATTVGARAIIATTHPLAIGTVGSYGMAVTNRVVHEADLVLVVGAQLSDQNTHAWRIPAARQGLVQIDADATEAGRVYPNAVPVIGDPRLAVEALAPLLENYRSDEGFARQAELAMQAWRREVSAMQTSGETPIRVERLCAEIGDVLPDDGILVADTGYSAIWSCTHIEYKARQTYLRAAGSLGWSFPAALGAKCAAPDRKVVCFNGDGAFYYHMAEIETALRYDLPITVVINNNSGFGQDACNMVAKGMPIEQVRALAAFEPTDFAAIARSFGANGVRVTEPGQLQGALQDAMSATRLTVVDVATDFLCRAPDPWAPAS, encoded by the coding sequence ATGACAAACCCATCACAGGTCCAAGTACCGCAGAACGCCGCCACGCCAGGCAAGAAAGCCTCGACGTGGATGGCCGAACAGATCGCCAACGCCGGCGTCAGCCACGTCTTCTTCCTTGAAGCCATCCTGCGCGACACGCTCAACGAGCTGCGCCGCATGGGCGTGCGGACCATCCTGCCGCACACGGAAAAGGCCGCGGCGTACATGGCCGACGGCTACGCCCGCGTGGCGGGCAAGCCGGGCCTGTGCTGGGCGCAGTCGGTGGGCGCGGCCAACCTGGCCGCCGGCCTGCAGGACGCGTGGCTCGCACGCACGCCGCTGATCGCGATAACCGGCCGCAAACCGGTGGCGGACCAGGACCGCAACCCCTACCAGGAGATCGACCACGCCAAGGCGTTCTCCGCGGTCACCCGTCATTCGGGCAACGTCACCCGCGCAGAGGATCTGCCCCGTCTGCTGGCGAATGCCTGGCGCACTGCGCTGGCCGGCGTGCCGCGCCCCGTGCACCTGGACGTGGCAGGCCTGATGGCCGAATACCTGGAGCCGTCGTTGCTGGACGATGCCAACGTCCCGGCCGATCTTCTCAAGGGCATCACACGGCCGGTGCAAGCCGCCGCGGCCCATCAGCTCGAAAGAGCGGCAGCGGCGATCCGCGGTGCGCGCAAGGTGGTCATCGTCGCCGGCAGCGATGCGCTCGCGGCCGGCGCCGGCCCTGCCATCCTGGCGCTGGCAAGCCAGCTGGGCGCGCCGGTGGCGACCACGGTGGGCGCACGCGCCATCATTGCGACGACGCACCCGCTGGCCATCGGGACGGTCGGCAGCTACGGCATGGCTGTCACCAACCGCGTGGTGCACGAAGCCGATCTGGTGTTGGTGGTGGGCGCTCAGCTCAGCGACCAGAACACGCATGCCTGGCGCATCCCGGCCGCCCGCCAGGGCCTGGTGCAAATCGATGCCGATGCCACCGAAGCCGGGCGCGTCTATCCGAACGCGGTGCCGGTGATCGGCGACCCGCGCCTCGCCGTGGAGGCGCTCGCGCCGCTGCTCGAGAATTACCGCTCGGACGAAGGCTTCGCACGGCAGGCCGAGCTGGCCATGCAGGCCTGGCGCCGCGAAGTGTCTGCGATGCAGACCAGCGGCGAGACACCGATCCGCGTGGAACGGCTGTGCGCCGAGATCGGCGACGTGCTGCCCGACGACGGCATCCTGGTGGCCGACACCGGCTACTCGGCGATCTGGAGCTGCACGCACATCGAGTACAAGGCCCGCCAGACCTACCTGCGCGCGGCCGGTTCTCTGGGCTGGTCCTTCCCCGCGGCGCTGGGCGCCAAGTGCGCGGCGCCCGACCGCAAGGTCGTGTGCTTCAACGGCGATGGCGCGTTCTACTATCACATGGCCGAGATCGAAACGGCCCTGCGCTACGACCTGCCGATCACCGTGGTGATCAACAACAATTCGGGTTTCGGCCAGGACGCCTGCAACATGGTGGCCAAGGGCATGCCGATCGAGCAGGTGCGCGCCCTCGCCGCCTTCGAGCCCACCGATTTCGCGGCGATCGCGCGCTCCTTCGGCGCCAACGGCGTGCGCGTGACCGAGCCGGGACAGCTGCAGGGGGCGCTGCAGGATGCGATGAGTGCGACCCGGCTGACGGTGGTCGACGTGGCGACCGACTTTCTCTGCCGAGCCCCCGATCCCTGGGCGCCAGCGTCCTGA
- a CDS encoding LysR family transcriptional regulator, which translates to MTARIAGRQQRSMTVARLDPAMPDKHLDIYLLRCLRALVEEAHVTKAAERMGSTQPAMSSVLRRLRDIFNDPLLVRTEKGMVPTDRARELAESMRTAVDLIDRALAAEQPFDPASAELAFEVAASESVSFMLLPRLISAVRRIAPGVQLRVRIPDLLRARQALEEGEIDLLLSFTRTAPEGLRSSALWSQKLTVIASGSHPVGDKLTLEDFLHWPHACHKLGRGGSSIEAAVEAALEAVKRQRSVGVWLPSAIAVPAVVSRTDFLATVPEGIARVFAPLLGLKMLPPPVPLDDVRIGMYWHERMQQNPPHQWLRQLVRSVAEELAAAGGIATAG; encoded by the coding sequence ATGACAGCTAGAATCGCCGGCCGCCAGCAGCGGTCGATGACCGTGGCGCGCCTCGACCCTGCCATGCCCGACAAACACCTCGACATCTACCTGCTGCGCTGCCTGCGGGCGCTGGTCGAGGAGGCGCATGTCACCAAGGCGGCGGAGCGAATGGGATCGACGCAGCCGGCCATGAGCTCGGTGCTGCGCCGGCTGCGCGATATCTTCAACGACCCCCTGCTGGTGCGCACCGAGAAGGGCATGGTGCCTACAGACCGCGCGCGCGAGCTCGCGGAGTCGATGCGAACGGCCGTCGACCTCATCGACCGGGCGTTGGCCGCCGAGCAGCCCTTCGACCCGGCGAGCGCCGAGCTCGCCTTCGAAGTCGCGGCCAGCGAATCCGTCTCCTTCATGCTGCTGCCGCGGCTGATCTCCGCCGTACGGCGGATCGCGCCCGGCGTTCAGTTGCGCGTTCGGATCCCCGACCTGTTGCGGGCGCGCCAGGCCCTCGAGGAAGGCGAGATCGACCTGCTCCTCAGCTTCACGCGCACGGCCCCCGAAGGGCTGCGCTCGAGTGCGCTATGGAGCCAGAAGCTGACCGTGATCGCGTCGGGGTCGCATCCCGTGGGCGACAAGCTGACGCTGGAGGACTTCCTGCACTGGCCCCATGCATGCCACAAGCTCGGACGGGGCGGCTCGTCGATCGAGGCGGCCGTGGAGGCGGCGCTCGAAGCGGTGAAGCGGCAGCGCAGCGTCGGCGTCTGGCTGCCCTCGGCCATCGCGGTGCCGGCGGTGGTGTCGCGCACCGACTTCCTGGCCACCGTGCCGGAGGGGATCGCGCGGGTGTTCGCGCCTCTGTTGGGATTGAAGATGCTGCCGCCGCCGGTGCCGCTGGACGACGTCCGCATCGGCATGTACTGGCACGAGCGGATGCAGCAGAACCCGCCGCACCAGTGGCTGCGCCAGCTCGTGCGATCGGTGGCGGAGGAACTGGCCGCGGCGGGCGGTATCGCGACGGCCGGTTAG
- a CDS encoding helix-turn-helix transcriptional regulator — MRIAYLGTADLGSVRTRDSLDILVPKETANLFTTHRMEAARDRTAYVRAPLVTIVPPALPHALADRPGPNTLILSIAEPFFSETARAALGSDEPSFVEPHAAADSLIREVADAVVREFPSLDRLTASFLNALAALLAAHVARNYLAAAPVKAMSNGGLAAHKMRCVRNFIAEHLGETIRVEQLAAAVHLSPFHFARMFKQATGQSPHLHLLLQRIERAKELLAGTDSPIIEVAADVGFRTQGHFTDVFHRYTGFTPKVFRLNAREASSRAH, encoded by the coding sequence ATGCGCATCGCCTATCTAGGCACAGCGGACCTCGGCAGCGTGCGCACACGCGATTCTCTCGACATCCTCGTGCCGAAGGAAACCGCGAATCTGTTCACCACCCATCGCATGGAGGCCGCGCGCGACCGAACCGCTTACGTCCGTGCGCCGCTGGTCACTATTGTTCCGCCGGCGCTCCCTCATGCGCTCGCAGACAGGCCCGGCCCCAACACGCTCATCCTCAGCATCGCAGAGCCCTTCTTCAGCGAGACGGCCCGTGCCGCGCTGGGCAGCGACGAGCCGAGCTTTGTCGAACCCCATGCAGCGGCCGATTCGCTGATCCGCGAAGTCGCAGACGCCGTCGTCCGGGAGTTCCCGAGCCTGGACCGGCTGACGGCGAGCTTCCTGAACGCATTGGCCGCCCTGCTGGCTGCGCACGTCGCCAGGAACTACTTGGCCGCGGCACCTGTAAAGGCCATGTCCAACGGCGGATTGGCGGCCCACAAGATGCGCTGCGTCCGCAACTTCATTGCCGAGCATCTGGGCGAGACGATCCGCGTCGAACAGCTGGCCGCTGCAGTGCATCTGAGCCCCTTTCATTTCGCGCGGATGTTCAAGCAAGCGACGGGACAGTCGCCGCACCTGCATCTCCTTCTGCAGCGCATCGAGCGCGCCAAGGAGCTCCTGGCCGGCACCGACTCGCCGATCATCGAAGTGGCTGCCGATGTGGGCTTTCGCACCCAAGGCCACTTCACCGACGTCTTTCATCGCTACACCGGGTTCACGCCGAAGGTATTCCGGCTGAACGCGCGCGAGGCGTCGAGCCGGGCCCATTGA
- a CDS encoding sigma-54 interaction domain-containing protein, with amino-acid sequence MDETAVEIRRLRDCISGLMSLFALPSLWDSRDPMAVLRTVLEILARMLDLDLAYARLDEGAVLPALELARSEHLPDIARRADEVGAVIEPWLLAQHPGVPYAVPNPFQQGELRVTHLWLGVRKEFGLVLAASRRPEFPSSTETLLLRVAVNQAVVELQRAQLATTRQRAEAAERLNDEIKAHNAYLRQETEEPWGEIVGRSKSLAQALTLVARVAPTNACVLVQGETGTGKELIAHAIHRLSRRRQYPFVRLNCAAIPTGLIEAELFGHEKGAFTGAVSKRIGRFELADKGTIFLDEVGEIPLELQAKLLRVLQEHEFERLGSTHTQKTDVRLIAASNRDLAQMVAARTFRDDLYYRLKVFPIETPPLRHRVDDIPVLAKHFLQVHARANNRSITTIAPESLAALSRYSWPGNVRELSNFIERCVILTQGATLEVPVGELKPRPDAEDASDESLERMERQHILRALEECNGVIAGPAGAAARLGMKRTSLQYRMQKLGIARR; translated from the coding sequence ATGGATGAAACTGCCGTCGAAATCCGCCGCCTTCGGGACTGCATCAGCGGGCTGATGAGCCTATTCGCGCTGCCGTCCCTATGGGACAGCCGCGATCCGATGGCGGTCCTCCGGACGGTGCTCGAAATCCTGGCGCGCATGCTGGACCTGGACTTGGCGTACGCGCGGCTGGACGAGGGTGCAGTGCTGCCGGCGCTGGAGTTGGCTCGCAGTGAGCATCTGCCCGACATTGCACGACGCGCAGACGAGGTCGGTGCAGTCATAGAGCCGTGGCTACTGGCACAGCACCCCGGCGTGCCCTATGCCGTGCCGAATCCGTTCCAGCAAGGCGAACTCCGCGTCACGCACCTGTGGCTCGGCGTGAGGAAAGAGTTCGGGCTGGTGCTGGCCGCTTCCCGGCGTCCCGAATTCCCGAGCTCGACCGAAACGCTGCTGCTGCGAGTGGCCGTGAACCAGGCGGTCGTCGAACTTCAGCGCGCACAGCTGGCCACCACCCGACAGCGCGCCGAGGCCGCGGAACGGCTCAACGACGAGATCAAGGCGCACAACGCCTACCTGCGCCAGGAAACCGAAGAGCCTTGGGGCGAGATCGTCGGTCGCAGCAAGTCCCTCGCGCAGGCACTGACGCTGGTGGCGCGCGTTGCACCGACGAATGCATGCGTCCTCGTCCAGGGCGAGACGGGGACCGGCAAGGAGCTGATCGCGCATGCCATCCACCGGCTCAGCCGCCGCCGGCAATACCCCTTCGTCCGGCTCAACTGCGCCGCCATCCCCACCGGGCTGATCGAAGCCGAATTGTTCGGACATGAAAAAGGCGCCTTCACCGGAGCCGTCAGCAAGCGCATCGGGCGCTTCGAACTGGCCGACAAGGGCACCATCTTCCTCGACGAAGTCGGCGAGATTCCGCTCGAGCTGCAGGCCAAGCTGTTGCGCGTGCTGCAGGAGCACGAATTCGAACGTCTGGGAAGCACCCACACGCAGAAGACCGACGTGCGTCTGATCGCGGCGTCCAACCGCGACCTCGCGCAGATGGTCGCCGCCCGCACCTTCCGCGACGATCTCTACTACCGCTTGAAGGTATTCCCGATCGAGACGCCGCCATTGCGCCATCGCGTGGACGACATCCCCGTGCTTGCCAAGCACTTTCTGCAGGTTCACGCGCGTGCCAACAACCGCTCGATCACGACCATCGCCCCGGAAAGCCTCGCGGCCCTCAGCCGGTATTCCTGGCCGGGCAACGTGCGTGAACTGTCGAACTTCATTGAGCGCTGCGTGATCCTCACGCAAGGCGCCACGCTGGAAGTCCCGGTCGGCGAATTGAAGCCTCGCCCCGATGCGGAAGATGCCTCGGACGAAAGTCTCGAACGCATGGAGCGCCAGCACATCCTGCGGGCCCTGGAAGAATGCAACGGAGTCATCGCCGGCCCCGCCGGTGCAGCCGCCAGGCTGGGCATGAAGCGCACCTCGCTGCAATACAGGATGCAGAAGCTCGGTATCGCGCGCCGTTGA
- a CDS encoding MEDS domain-containing protein: MDSSFTGLVAASPSQGEQVAIEIAGSTLGKYRHICAFFRNAEEENRIMMPFIKDGLERGDRACQIVDQSLRDEHLQQLYAAGIDVAQKEREGKLEVHSVFDMYLRDGHFDVARMLSFVQQHISGDLQTPISRITGHAEWAGDDWPGVEDFLEYEARLNDVVPEGRDTVVCMYDLSKTGAALMADVLRTHPVVILGGVLHENPFFTPAEQFLSELRARKEAS, translated from the coding sequence ATGGATTCAAGCTTCACAGGCCTCGTGGCTGCGTCGCCCAGTCAGGGCGAACAGGTCGCCATCGAAATCGCAGGCTCGACACTGGGCAAGTACCGCCACATCTGTGCCTTCTTCCGCAACGCCGAGGAGGAAAACCGCATCATGATGCCCTTCATCAAGGATGGGCTCGAGCGTGGCGATCGGGCCTGCCAGATTGTCGACCAGTCGCTTCGCGATGAACACCTGCAGCAGCTCTACGCAGCCGGCATCGACGTCGCGCAGAAGGAGCGCGAGGGGAAACTCGAGGTCCACTCGGTGTTCGACATGTACCTGCGCGACGGGCACTTCGACGTGGCCCGCATGCTCAGCTTCGTCCAGCAGCATATCTCCGGTGATCTGCAGACCCCGATCTCGCGCATCACCGGACACGCCGAATGGGCCGGCGACGACTGGCCGGGCGTGGAAGACTTCCTCGAGTACGAAGCCCGCCTCAACGACGTCGTGCCGGAAGGGCGCGACACCGTGGTGTGCATGTACGACCTTTCGAAGACCGGTGCGGCGCTGATGGCAGACGTCCTGCGCACGCACCCCGTCGTCATCCTCGGTGGCGTACTGCACGAGAACCCATTCTTCACACCTGCGGAACAATTCCTCAGCGAACTTCGTGCGCGCAAGGAAGCGTCCTGA
- the trxA gene encoding thioredoxin, with product MIHAGERDFESALAAQQQPVLVDFSASWCGPCKAMAPALESFAERRRQDLAVVKVDIDEAPSIAAKYAIRSVPTLMLFHQGQKLAMQPGMMSEAQLADFVDRHLPRKTSVVRQDPTRPQIDLDW from the coding sequence GTGATCCATGCAGGCGAACGCGATTTCGAATCGGCGCTCGCCGCGCAACAGCAGCCGGTGCTGGTTGATTTTTCGGCCTCCTGGTGCGGACCGTGCAAAGCCATGGCGCCGGCGCTGGAGTCCTTCGCCGAGCGCCGGCGTCAGGATCTGGCCGTCGTCAAGGTCGACATCGACGAGGCGCCGTCCATTGCGGCGAAGTATGCGATCCGCTCGGTGCCCACGCTGATGCTGTTCCATCAGGGCCAGAAGCTGGCCATGCAGCCCGGGATGATGAGCGAGGCGCAGCTCGCGGACTTCGTGGACCGGCATCTGCCCCGTAAAACTTCGGTGGTGCGACAGGATCCGACGCGCCCGCAGATCGACCTGGACTGGTGA
- a CDS encoding universal stress protein, with protein sequence MDGYQSILVHMDASPRCAERLAMARRIAPAHGAAATLVALLAIEPRMLPLPLRVDIEALTVPIVPQIDPEHREAARTLFDEALASGDPAMTWAEVPGDPPVWGTAQASLYVDLMVLGQHDPEDPRTQDVPRDFVESVVMESGKPALVIPYAGRYPAVGQNVLIAWKPTRECARAVAGALPLMRRAKRVHVVSWGPDNYGPAETTFGIVRALRWHGIEASANRYPDEPDKLGEMLLSHAADQASDLLVMGCYGHHRIHELLLGGVTRTVLRSMTLPVLMAH encoded by the coding sequence ATGGACGGCTATCAATCCATTCTGGTTCACATGGACGCCTCGCCGCGCTGCGCGGAGCGGCTCGCGATGGCGCGCAGGATCGCGCCGGCCCACGGTGCTGCGGCGACCCTCGTCGCGCTGCTGGCGATCGAGCCGCGCATGCTGCCCTTGCCGCTGCGCGTCGATATCGAGGCCCTGACCGTGCCGATCGTGCCCCAGATCGACCCCGAGCATCGCGAGGCCGCCCGCACCCTGTTCGACGAGGCCCTGGCCTCCGGCGATCCGGCGATGACCTGGGCCGAGGTGCCGGGCGATCCGCCCGTCTGGGGCACCGCGCAGGCCTCGCTCTATGTCGATCTGATGGTGCTGGGCCAGCATGACCCCGAAGACCCGCGAACGCAGGACGTGCCGAGGGACTTCGTGGAATCGGTGGTGATGGAAAGCGGCAAGCCGGCCCTGGTGATCCCCTATGCCGGGCGTTATCCGGCCGTCGGCCAGAACGTGCTGATCGCATGGAAGCCCACGCGCGAATGCGCCCGCGCCGTCGCCGGCGCGCTGCCGCTGATGCGGCGCGCCAAACGCGTGCACGTGGTGTCCTGGGGACCGGACAACTACGGCCCGGCGGAAACCACCTTCGGCATCGTGCGCGCGCTGCGCTGGCACGGTATCGAGGCATCCGCGAACCGGTACCCCGACGAGCCGGACAAGCTGGGCGAGATGCTGCTGTCACATGCCGCGGACCAGGCCAGCGATCTGCTGGTGATGGGCTGCTACGGCCACCACCGCATCCACGAACTGCTGCTCGGCGGCGTGACGCGGACCGTGCTGCGCTCGATGACGCTGCCGGTGTTGATGGCGCATTGA
- a CDS encoding CHRD domain-containing protein: MMKILPLVVALALAACAQTDTSTSSMDTADVPAILTGAMEVPPVQTTSTGRALILVADDGTVSGIVEAPGMDGATALIEDDADAAVPVVVMLMPVADGRWEVPANTRLTPAQISHHKAGKLHANVRSKAHPKGEVRAQLKSKPAAGATSAATK, from the coding sequence ATGATGAAGATACTTCCCCTCGTCGTCGCGCTCGCTCTCGCCGCGTGCGCACAGACCGATACCAGCACCTCATCGATGGACACGGCCGATGTGCCCGCTATCCTCACGGGCGCCATGGAAGTTCCCCCGGTGCAGACGACGTCCACCGGCCGGGCGCTGATCCTCGTCGCCGACGACGGCACCGTTAGCGGCATCGTCGAAGCACCTGGCATGGACGGCGCGACGGCCCTCATCGAAGACGACGCGGACGCCGCCGTACCAGTGGTCGTCATGCTGATGCCGGTGGCCGACGGTCGCTGGGAGGTTCCCGCCAACACGCGCCTCACGCCGGCGCAGATATCGCACCACAAGGCCGGCAAGCTCCACGCCAACGTGCGCTCCAAGGCGCACCCGAAGGGCGAGGTCCGCGCGCAGCTCAAGAGCAAGCCCGCCGCCGGCGCGACCAGCGCGGCCACAAAGTGA
- a CDS encoding phosphate-starvation-inducible PsiE family protein has protein sequence MASRRKPWFLRETRRYWPLMTINERFEHLVAFALGFIIAVLVALALVQLLVHVVPLLLTGALDPLDHEVFQSLFGMVMTLLIALEFNHSIVRVALRHNGIVQVKTVVLIALLALSRKFIILDTKSTEPETVAALAGATLVLGIVYWLLRERDDRIESPDAHDDIDAREPRDPDRP, from the coding sequence ATGGCATCGCGACGCAAGCCCTGGTTCCTGCGCGAGACACGGCGCTATTGGCCGCTGATGACAATCAACGAGCGTTTCGAGCACCTCGTCGCCTTCGCGCTCGGATTCATCATCGCGGTGCTGGTCGCGCTGGCGCTGGTCCAGCTGCTGGTGCACGTGGTGCCGCTGCTTCTGACCGGCGCACTCGATCCGTTGGACCACGAGGTGTTCCAGAGCCTGTTCGGGATGGTGATGACACTCCTGATCGCGCTGGAGTTCAACCACTCGATCGTCCGCGTCGCGCTGCGACACAACGGCATCGTTCAGGTCAAGACGGTGGTGCTGATCGCCCTGCTGGCGCTCAGCCGCAAGTTCATCATCCTCGACACGAAGTCCACCGAGCCGGAGACGGTAGCCGCACTGGCCGGCGCGACCCTGGTGCTGGGCATCGTGTACTGGCTGCTGCGCGAGCGCGACGACAGGATCGAATCGCCCGATGCGCACGATGACATCGATGCGCGTGAGCCAAGGGATCCCGACCGCCCCTGA
- a CDS encoding NAD(P)/FAD-dependent oxidoreductase yields the protein MSDARDPPSPAGPALVKIYGRLGNAAAWAIRDFLHRSDVPFEWVALPSDDSARSEAQVDHLHDARLPICLFPDGTRMECPTIRQITEKLGWFRNPSRGEYDLAIYGAGPAGLSAAVYAGADGLSTVLVERLAVGGQAGSSSKIENYLGFPQGISGMELAERAREQARKFGVEILLAREGVRAELRPGRGVGVLEDGTRIVARAVICATGIAYRRLSLPNEKQLMGSGLYYGAGASEAPLARGQHVFIVGGGNSAGQAAMHFAPHASRVSMVIRDASLKGTLSRYLIDRITASPNIEVLARTEVSALHGNTGLREITLRDLATGAERRVPAQWLFVCIGGEPQTHWAESIGMVRDEAGYIVTGPDLLRRGQHPPRWPLDRDPYFLETSIPGVFAAGDVRHNAVRRCASAVGEGAMAVAFVHRFLDAG from the coding sequence ATGAGCGATGCCAGAGACCCACCGTCGCCAGCGGGGCCGGCGCTGGTGAAGATCTATGGGCGACTGGGCAATGCCGCCGCCTGGGCGATACGCGACTTCCTGCACCGCAGCGACGTGCCCTTCGAGTGGGTGGCGCTGCCGAGCGACGACAGCGCACGCAGTGAAGCGCAGGTCGACCACCTGCACGATGCGCGGCTGCCGATCTGCCTGTTCCCCGACGGCACCCGCATGGAATGCCCGACGATTCGGCAGATCACCGAAAAACTCGGCTGGTTCAGGAATCCGTCGCGCGGCGAATACGACCTGGCCATCTACGGCGCCGGGCCGGCCGGGCTGAGCGCTGCCGTGTACGCCGGGGCCGATGGCCTGTCGACCGTTCTGGTCGAGCGCCTGGCAGTCGGCGGCCAGGCCGGTAGCAGTTCGAAGATCGAGAACTATCTGGGATTTCCGCAGGGCATCAGCGGCATGGAGTTGGCGGAGCGTGCCCGCGAGCAGGCCCGCAAGTTCGGCGTCGAGATCCTGCTCGCCCGCGAAGGCGTGCGCGCCGAACTGCGCCCCGGACGCGGCGTCGGCGTGCTCGAGGATGGCACTCGGATCGTCGCGCGCGCCGTGATCTGCGCCACCGGCATCGCCTACCGGCGACTCAGCCTGCCCAACGAGAAGCAGCTGATGGGCTCGGGCCTCTACTACGGCGCTGGCGCCAGCGAGGCGCCACTGGCGCGCGGGCAGCACGTGTTCATCGTCGGCGGTGGCAACTCGGCCGGCCAGGCAGCGATGCATTTCGCGCCGCACGCGAGCCGCGTCAGTATGGTGATCCGGGACGCATCGCTGAAGGGCACCCTGTCGCGCTACCTGATCGACCGCATCACAGCCAGTCCCAACATCGAGGTCCTTGCGCGCACGGAGGTGAGTGCGCTGCACGGCAACACCGGGCTGCGCGAGATCACGCTGCGCGACCTCGCCACCGGCGCCGAACGTCGCGTCCCAGCGCAATGGCTCTTCGTTTGCATCGGCGGCGAGCCGCAGACCCATTGGGCGGAATCGATCGGCATGGTGCGCGACGAGGCTGGCTATATCGTCACGGGTCCCGATTTGCTGCGACGCGGACAGCACCCGCCGCGGTGGCCGCTGGACCGCGACCCGTATTTCCTCGAGACCAGCATCCCGGGCGTGTTCGCTGCCGGCGACGTCCGGCACAACGCGGTGCGCCGCTGCGCATCGGCGGTAGGCGAAGGGGCGATGGCCGTGGCCTTCGTGCACCGCTTTCTCGACGCCGGCTGA